A single genomic interval of Coccidioides posadasii str. Silveira chromosome 1, complete sequence harbors:
- a CDS encoding uncharacterized protein (SECRETED:SignalP(1-16)~EggNog:ENOG410Q57Q~COG:S), translating into MKPTLLLLGLAAEALAVVLPEGGDHEVTRTFELPPFTDGHPWPTKRPTNTHSHPHPTRTNRPTRTRTGRPWPTRGVDERDVVEDIVERDDLSGDAPDPDKVHIVSVNYGGTGCPQGSARTVISDDRETITVIFDKYVAAIGPNVSLDESRKNCQLNLKLQYPGGYQYSVLGVDYRGYARLDRGIDGLQKSNYYYSGETNDFALSTHFSGPTEGDYVLHDDSDQASRNWSPCGSTRALNINSQVRLTSRDKNASGVLTNDSIDADFRQIFHIKWRKC; encoded by the exons ATGAAGCCcactcttctcctcctcggCCTTGCTGCCGAAGCCCTCGCAGTTGTTCTTCCAGAAGGTGGCGACCATGAAGTCACTCGAACCTTTGAACTCCCACCTTTCACTGATGGGCATCCATGGCCAACCAAACGACCAACCAACACACACTCGCATCCTCACCCAACTCGGACCAATAGGCCTACTCGCACACGCACTGGTAGGCCATGGCCCACACGCGGTGTAGACGAACGTGATGTCGTTGAGGATATCGTTGAACGTGACGATCTCTCCGGAGACGCGCCCGATCCCGACAAGGTGCACATTGTCAGCGTTAACTATGGCGGTACCGGATGTCCACAAGGAAGTGCTCGCACCGTCATCTCGGATGATCGTGAAACCATCACCGTCATTTTCGACAAATACGTCGCTGCCATCGGCCCCAATGTTTCACTCGATGAAAGCCGCAAGAACTGCCAGCTCAACCTTAAACTCCAGTACCCTGGTGGCTACCAGTACTCCGTGCTAGGCGTTGACTACCGCGGATATGCCCGTTTGGATCGTGGTATTGACGGTCTCCAGAAGAGCAACTATTACTACTCTGGCGAGACCAACGAT TTCGCTTTAAGCACCCATTTCAGCGGCCCAACTGAGGGTGACTATGTCCTTCATGATGACAGTGACCAAGCCTCTCGCAACTGGTCTCCTTGCGGCAGTACCCGAGCTCTTAACATCAACTCCCAGGTCCGCCTCACCAGCCGCGACAAGAACGCATCGGGTGTTCTCACCAATGACTCGATCGATGCCGATTTCCGACAGATCTTCCACATCAAATGGCGAAAGTGCTAG
- a CDS encoding uncharacterized protein (EggNog:ENOG410PG9Y~COG:D,K,T~TransMembrane:2 (i51-73o357-380i)~BUSCO:6876at33183), translated as MSQTVTRADSVEEQDPHNSREDKKPKSRRPANTAFRQQRLKAWQPILTPKTVLPLFFAVGIIFAPIGGLLIWASSQVEEIVIDYSKCETDAPLGSGNARSIPEENVRASFRSQKPISQLQWYRTENQAVQLHSGVVKNDTTVCSLIFEIPNDIGPPVYFYYRLDKFYQNHRRYVKSLDLEQLKGKALSNGTIGSSACDPLRLNPDGKAYYPCGLIANSLFNDTFSSPVKVGTSPNETFEMTNQGISWASDRELYGPTEYSYDQVVPPPNWKEMYPDDYTEDYPPPNLREWEEFQVWMRTAGLPTFSKLARRADNKTMTAGLYRIDINYYFPVLKYDGKKSIVLTTTTVMGGKNPFMGIAYVVVGGLCIVLGALFTLAHLIKPRKLGDHRYLTWNNEQSPTAMTTGRDAGFGG; from the exons ATGTCGCAAACCGTGACTCGCGCCGACTCGGTCGAGGAACAGGATCCTCACAACTCCAGGGAGGACAAGAAACCCAAGAGCAGGAGACCTGCAA ATACTGCGTTTCGACAACAAAGATTGAAGGCATGGCA ACCGATTCTTACACCGAAAACTGTCCTTCCGCTATTCTTTGCCGTGGGAATCATATTTGCGCCTATTGGAGGGCTCTTGATATGGGCTAGTTCACAG GTTGAGGAAATTGTAATCGATTATTCAAAGTGTGAAACCGACGCTCCACTGGGAAGCGGCAATGCCCGTTCGATCCCGGAAGAGAACGTTCGAGCTTCGTTTAGATCTCAGAAGCCAATATCCCAACTTCAATGGTATCGAACGGAGAACCAGGCAGTACAGCTTCACTCTGGCGTGGTCAAAAACGATACCACTGTTTGCTCTTTGATATTCGAGATTCCTAATGATATCGGCCCTCCTGTGTATTTCTACTATCGCTTGGATAAAttctatcaaaaccatcGCCGTTACGTGAAGTCACTTGACTTGGAACAACTTAAAGGGAAGGCTCTCTCGAACGGCACTATCGGCAGCAGTGCATGTGACCCGCTTCGATTGAATCCGGACGGGAAAGCATACTATCCCTGCGGTCTGATCGCGAATTCGCTTTTTAACGACACTTTTTCCAGCCCGGTCAAGGTTGGAACTAGCCCCAACGAAACATTTGAGATGACCAACCAAGGAATATCCTGGGCTTCAGACCGGGAGTTGTATGGGCCTACAGAATACAGCTATGACCAGGTCGTTCCACCTCCGAACTGGAAAGAAATGTATCCCGATGATTATACGGAAGACTACCCGCCACCCAATCTTCGGGAGTGGGAGGAATTTCAAGTATGGATGAGAACGGCAGGCCTGCCGACTTTTAGTAAGCTGGCAAGGCGAGCTGATAACAAGACCATGACTGCTGGTCTTTATCGAATTGACATCAATTATT ATTTTCCTGTCCTGAAATATGACGGAAAGAAATCGATTGTCCTTACTACCACCACTGTGATGGGTGGAAAAAACCCGTTTATGGGAATCGCATATGTCGTCGTGGGCGGTTTGTGCATCGTTCTAGGCGCACTTTTCACTTTGGCCCACTTGATTAAGCCAAG AAAACTTGGTGATCATAGGTACCTCACCTGGAATAACGAGCAGTCGCCTACGGCCATGACTACCGGGCGCGATGCTGGTTTTGGTGGCTAA